The genomic interval CACTCTCAGAATGAATATTGAAATCATGCTTGTCCTTGGTTATCTGTCCCGCAATGGAGGCAAAGACATTGCTTTTTATCTCCACAGCTGTCTCCAAGTTTATTCCGTCAAAGCCCACGTCATGATCCCATCCTTGGAGATCAAGAACTGGCCTCACAAGCCACTGGTCACTTGTAACTAGGCAGCGATACCTGTATGCAAGGCAATCTGGGTCAAAACTAGGAGGCACTACCATATCTGGTAACATAACAGCTTCTGAAGACGTCTGTTCGTCAGGAGTACTGTCATTTGGAAGACATTCCTCTTTAGAAAGCTTATTCTCCTTTCGTCTACGGGACTCTTCTTTTAGttgtttcttaaaataaagaatctcTCGATAATCGAGCTCATCAAGATAGGACTTTTTCTGGGATTTACTCAGCCTTTCAAACTGAGATTTTTTCAGGATTTTTATTGGTGGTAACTGATCATATTCATCTTCCTCATCTATCTCTGAAGctaaaatttcatcaatttcattCTCTGCTTCACTCGGACTTGACAATGACCGGTGACGCAGAAAAGATGAAAGGAGATGTGGCATAGAAGGTACTCGAGTATTACCCAAGGGCCCCAGTTCAATACTGTCTCGAAATCCCAAGAGCGCGTTAGCATCACCAAGTACTTTGGTACATATGCACAATAATAAGAAACGAGATTTCCAAATCTGTCCATTTGGAAGAATCTGTTCCCCCTTGACATTTCTTCTGCACTGAGGGTGATTTTCCACTAAAAGCACTTGATTTTCAAGTCTTGCATCTGATACTGCCTGGTGTATACGCTGTTGCACCAAATCTGTGCATTGGGTCACATATGACTCGTAGCTAAAAGGATACCCACTGGATCCTTCAGgaagagttgaagaagaatgAGTCATGACAAGGATGGTGTTGAACCATATAGCAGTACCAAAAACTTCAGTCATAAGCTTCAGAAGGGGAAAATCACTGAAGCCCATGCTGATGAGGTCGAGACGttcaaaatacaaaacaatatCAGGTGGGGATcttctaatgaattttttcaCTGAGAGCATAATCTTCCTATTTCTCTTCACATTTCTTACACACGAAGGTAGGAAACCAGGGGTATCAATAAAAGTTACTTTAATCCCATTGACACTTCCCTTTACCTCTCTGATGCAATCAGTGGCAGGTTGAAATGCATCAGTCTCGGTCTTCGTCTGATCAAATATAGAATTGATGGTTGCACTCTTGCCAACACCTGTTTTACCCAGGACAAGTATTCTTATTGAGAAATCTAAATCAGGGATACCAGCTGCCTCTTGCTCTCTTGCTATCGCTCTGGTTCTATCACTTCTCAGGTTAACCATTTTCATATCAGATTCTCCTGCTCGAATCAATGTTGCTAAGTGTAACCGATATAACACTTTAACTGCCAGAATATTATCCTGTGACTGCCCAAAACGTTGGAGAAGGCGCAAGAACTTAACTTGGAGATCCTCAATCTTCACCAAAGGATCCATCATTTTATCATCAGTATTTTGATTATGAGGAGAAGGATCTTCAACTGGAACTTGTTGTGAAGTGGAATAACGCCGGTTATCCTGATTCACATCAGAAGAGCACCCAGCATCAGCAAGCACTGGTGGTGCTACCAAACTGGATGTGCGAGCTGAACCAAACGAATGATGACACAATAAGCTCTCACTTAACAAGTGCAACAAACAACAGAACAAGCTCAATTAAAGACTCAAAATTGAATCAACTTTAAGAAATTTCTAAAGAATCTTGAAAAAAGGACcattaaaatatatcatttaaaaactAGGGACTGCGCCAATGAGGGATTTTCTAGGTAAATTGAAATTCTTCCAATGCAACAAGCCTAAAAAAGGCAaccaaaagctcaaaatttgaGAACTAAAATAGCTTCCCTAATCCTCCAAAAGTATAATTAGAAAGAGCTTTTGGCCAGCAGATCGGCCGTGCCAAGCAGGCACTAAATGATGCTcatatttaatagaaaatcaGTTAGCCGAAATAACACTAAAATCAACATAGAAAGCAAGCAATACTGCTAACTGCTAATCAAACAACTTATGCTTAAACAGAAATTGAAACAACCAATTTCTccatttcatttcatcaaaACCCGTATGGCAAGAATCACATATTCCTCTCTCTACCCTTCCAATAGAAATCTATATCCCTCCACAGATAAACATATGAAGATCAAAATGGTCAAAATTAATAGCAAAGAAGTAATACCTTGGTCATCAAATTCTTCACCAGTAGGTCCCCCATGGAAGAAATTTCCATTGCCAGACAATTGTCTAGATGATGCCAACAACTGAGAGAACACCCAGTCTCTCACACTCTTCATTAGCcctaaaaaaacaaaaattcacaCAAAAGCTAAGATTTTGCAAAGTAATAAGCTCATAACAAATCAATTACACACATAACAAAGCCAAATTCCAGCAACAATAATTATACGGCTAAGGTTGCGGCAAAGAATCAAATTACCTGTAAACCAAGAAActaaaagtcaaaattttgtttcgaATTAGAAGAAAACGAAGAGAATTAAACGTCGGCTTCAGCaaaaagaattcaatttttcacTCGGTGTCTGGTATCGGCACAGGGACAACCAAGATGATGAGGCTGAGGCTGcgaaggaggaggaggaggaggaggaggaaatCAGATAAGACAGACAAAATTTGTTGTAATCGAACAAAAACACGATATGGTGCGGATAAACTCGTGTGCAGAAAACGTGACGCGTGGCGGAATGAATTAGTCGGATGCGGTGGTAGAGTGGGCTCGGGTGTAGGCGATTATTGGATGCTTTGTGGTGTTCGTATTACGGGTGATTTGATTATGTTGGAACTTGGAATATCTCGTGCTTCGTGATTCAGGGAACAAAACCAATGGGACGACAATTTCTCGTTTCAAGAAACTCATCATTGGGTATGGAAGTTGGAATATAGTCCGTTCAATCACTGAAGCCCATGGGCCACTGGTACCTTTAATGTCAAACAGATCTGGGCTAATCCAATTGGGCTTcattagataaaaaatatcCTCCCAAAATGTTCCGCACACAATCGTTTCATGACTTCAATGGTCCGAGACGGGCCGGGGTGAATTTGACAATCTCAATTCTGTCCGGAACACTTGGGAACAATGAATGTAGTGAAagtagtttaaattatgtagtTTCATGGCGTCAATAGTcccatataaattaatgtagtGAAAGTAGTTTCTGTTGTTATTTGTTAACAGCATGGCTGGTGTTGCTATGACAACAATTGGGAAGACATGGACTGCAGATGAACCTCAATCAAGCATATCCAAGTATGTTTTTGCTTAGAATTACCGGCTTGCTTTATTAGTTGCACTGGGGCTTAATGGCTTATGAGCTTTTGTGGGGCTACAGGAATAGGAAGCATTATCTTGTAGGAGATCTTTTCGCTCTTCTCTCAGCCATGACATACGGACTTTTTACAGGTTAAATACCTCttcaatttaaatatgatCATGAACAAAATTTAGTCGGAGACTAAAATATCCATAATGCAGTGTTGCTCAAGAAGTTTTGTGGAGAGGGAGGAGAAAAGTTGGACATGCAAAAGTTAGTAGGCTGCATTGGATTATTCACTCTTGTTGCCCTTTGGTGGCTTGGTAAGATTTAACTGCTTCCTAGCTTTCTAACTTACCATGGccatttgatttctttcacAAATTGGGATAACCAATTCTCTTGGTGGCGTGCATTGTCATTGAATTGAATCATTGATTGAATACATTTTTACATATTCTCATTTACAGTTTGGCCTTTGACCGCCATGGGCATTGAACCCAAATTTGCATTTCCCCATTCAGCCAAAACAGCAGAAATAATCATAGCAAATGGTTTTGTTGGAAACTTTGTCtctgattatttttggtatGTTTAGAGATTCTTCTAGTTTTTGCTAGGATTTTGTTCTTGATATTGATTTCTCCTGAGTTTACGTGATGGATACAGGGCATTAGGAGTTGTTTGGACATCACCACTAGTGGCGGCACTTGGTGTTTCACTTACCATCCCTCTTGCCATGCTGGAAGACGTGTTTATACATCATCAACACTATTCACCAATTTACATAATTGGATCAGTTCAGGTAATTTCAAAATGACAGCTACTACTTTGGAGCATCTCCAACGTAGAACAGCTCCCAGAACCGTTGGATGTATATAActgaatttaaaacaattgtaACAACATGCGTCCAACAATTCTGCGACTGTTCTACATTGGAGATGCTCCAACGTAACTCAACCCAAATGGCATATACTATTTTACTATTCACGTAAGCCTCCAAAGACATTGTTGCATTTATTGATGGGTCATTTGGTGATTCTGTAGCAGGTATTCCTGGGATTCGTACGTAGCATATACTGCGGATTGGATTTCACAAAAACTGAAACGATAGTTTCTTTCAAGAATTCAAGGTATGGTTATGCCACTTGgctcaataataataataataataattgagatGATATTATTCTATATCgtgtaatttttcaaaaacactTACTCGACTTATCGATTTTAAACCTGAATTGTTTCTTGcagaaaaatgaaaggaacGGATGTTGGTAAATACTGCCAAATAAAAATGTGTTAAATTAGACACTTCTGCTGCTCTCAACATTAAGCAGAAGCACAACAATTGCAAATATGCCCCAAGGATTATCTTCCCATTTCGATATAGCCAATTGTAAATGTAAATTTCACAACCTTGATGATGGATGGCCTACGCCTATGGCCCTCGACACAGTCCTTGCATTTGTGCTTTAGACCTGCTGAAGCGAAAGAGTGTTGCATGCGTGATGTAACCTGTactttccaaattttttctttcttttccttttttttttttcagtacgcaattatgaagaagaaataCGAGTTAGATAGAGTGCGCAGTATATTTGTTGTAGCAAATTTCTTCTGACCTGCTTGTGGTTCAAAGTTCTGATGGTTTGCGGCACCCAGAAACAGAGTAACATAAGCATATGATGGAAATTGAACAGCATCACTCTTTTCGATCACAGGCGAAACAAGATGACGAAACTGACTTGGGAGAATGCAAGGACCAAGCAATTCAAGCTTGtgattcaaaacaaaatacatGTACATGATGTTGATATTTTAAGCAACGTGAAAAAGGACTAGAACACTGTTAACCCACAAGAGGATCCCGGGGGGAAAAAAGATCAACCCGCTGATAACACATCAACAAACCGGgaaaaattgttatattaGAAATCCATTTTTAATGAATTCATGTCTTTTCCAAATCAATTTCCCAAATGTTCTAACGCCTCAAAAATTTAGGCTCGCTCACACTCCAATGGAGCATTATATAAATTACCATTTGAAAACACCTTGGGCGATTTTGCTTGGTCTTCCATCGCTGAGTATAAGCAACTTGGagaattatgtattcactgtATGGTATACCTAAAAAGTAGCCGTCGCGGGCAATAAATAACACACGGTAACCACAACTTCCAGTAAGGCAGTCAAACTTGCTTTCTGCACGGTTTCATCAACATACAATTCCCTTCAGCATATCATGAGGTACCCTGTTTCTCACTTGCTTTGTAGTAAAGCATCTTCTGCACATAGAACATCATGTACCCTTGGGCAGCCCTCACAGTATTCTCATTAACTTCGGTGATCCAAGCATCATCACACTTGTACCATTTGTTACTTAACCGCAAGTAAGTCACATAGTGGCCGGCATCTAGTTTACCAGTGTGAGTGACAACAGCAAACAACTCGAACTCTGACGATGGTTCATTCAAGGTATTTGACTCATCCCCATCAAAAGGGAAAAATCTATTCCCAAAACGACTCCTCAAGATTGAAGAAGAGAGATAAGGTGCCATGTCCAATGACAATGGAAACTGAAGATAACGGTCAACCTTTCTTGACATTTTTCTAACAGAAGAATGCTCAAATCTTTTGATGTGGAAGCAAGAAACCAATGGAAGCTTTCTTATGGACATCTGTTTAAGTGACTCCTGCCTAACCTGACATTGTTGGCAGAAGAACTTTTGATCAGAGCCCAATCTCTCAGGTCTTGTAAACCGGTCCAAGCACCCCATCAAGGTAGATATTCCACAGTTCTGGCTTGAATTCATGCCATCTGCCTCACAATTGCAAGAATGATTAGACTTTGTAGACGATGTCTTCATGGAACTTCCTTGGTTTGGTTCCAAATCCAGTGAGAAGTCAACACATGGATCAAATGTTGTTGATGTGAAACCACAAGCCATACACATAACATCAGATCGCAAGATACCAGAAAACACTCTGTGAGCAATACAACAGTCTCCATTTCCTACAGCACCAAGGAAATAAGATTATCAAAACAATCAAGATGATAAATAAAGGCATTAATTTccttcttgtaatttattttctatccataaaatctgaaatttgaaACCATATAAATCTCCCTGGCAAACATATGATCTCAAATGCTTTCCTAAGTACATGATTAACAAATTCACAAGAATAATAACTCAACTGAATGGAGTCCTAGAGTGAAGTGACAACCAAAATGATCAGAACCTAGACAAATCAAACCCAAAGAAATAGTACTATCTTATTTTTGCACAGGAAGATATAGAAAGAAAACATTGCAGCCAGAGTAATAAGCAATGACTAACATCTGATGAAAATGTTATACGGGTTTATTTCCTCCTTTGGCTTTCCAAAAGAGAGAAAGTGTCAAATTCTGGAAGCAGGCTTGTCATAAGATGGTTGCATATGGCAACACGTGCCATGgcttattactattattaaacaaataccAAAAGATAAAAACTAGCAAAAACTGAAAGACAACTAGTGCAGCTCCAGGCCAGTAATGGAGGGATGGATAAAGAAAGTTGAAGCTAGAAAATGACATACAGTGAACTAGCAGGAATTTCATCAATCTCATAAGGAATTCTGATACCTCTGCTAACACAAGGAGGTGCTAAAAGGAAGTTTGAAGCAGAGAACGGATGAGAATCAAAGTTCCCAATGATTGACAAATGACTCTACGCTTGAAGAAAACCTAATGACATTCGCCTCCATTCTGTGAAACTTGTATCAGCTTGTCCATTAAATACCCTATAAATGCCAAAAGGTTGAGTTACAAGACAATTATGATGACAAGAAATTCCTATGATGAAACCAGTAGGCTAAAGAAAAGTTTGACTTACAGGGTGAAGCAGATGACATCATCAAGCTTGCAGACTGAGGTTGAGTATTAGCACTAAACATGGTACCACTTGGCAACTCCTAGGGCAACAGATATAAACCCTAAACCTTAGACCCTGCAGTTAAACGTTGTGGTTACTCTTATTGTTTGACAATATTATCTATCATCTTGATCAGAAAGAATAGTAAAAATTAGGCCTTCAGCAGGTACTAACAGATTAAGATATCTCTAACTTGATACTCTTTTGGCTTAGCATGACAACAAGTTTCATTAATGCTTCATACTTATTAAATGACCAGTTTAACTACCTTAGGTACTCTTAAGCCATCTACAGGATCCTTCCTGTCATTAACTAATTCCTTGCAATTCGACCTTAAGAATTTGATACTCTATTGATGGTGCACTAAGCTGCCTAATGAGGGACAATCACAATGCCAATCTAAAATCAACAGCCAGGAATTTTCATTAAAGTTGTCATGTCATACAGATAACAAACAAACTGGcagattggaaaaaaaaaatgctatagTACCATTACAGCATGATataagaaaaacttaaaaaaaaaaaatttggcaaaCTAAAAGTCAAGTGAACTTAAAGAGATCCCTTCATTCATGTGAGCATTATACAAACATTCGGGTTGAAACACCTTATGCCTCGAGTAATTTTGCTCattgaaacaaacaaatctCAGAAAAGCAGATAAAAGCCAAAGTAAAACAGAATTTACCCATTGAGTATCTGCTAGTAACTATGCTTCACAATGCATGATAAAAATATGGGACCACTATAAAACAAGTCAGATCCATTGACCATATAAACAAAGAATTCACCATCTCGATTCTAATCAAGCAACACTATTAGAAAAGGGCAGGGGAAGGAGTCACCTTGACTGCGAGGCTTATGTTGATCCTTCTCCACTTTCTCATGAATCCCATCAAgcatagaaatgaaaaactcATGGGCATCCTGTTGTTCATAACTAGCCAGATTCGAAGCATGCCGCCACCAACTGCAAAATCCCAACAAagattttcacttcaattgaaaaaaaaaaattcaatttttttttccaaatgtACATCCCGCAGACTCGCACAAACCTGTAGAGAAACTTGGCGGGACTATAGGGCATCCGATCCCCGCAAAAAATAGCGGAAAACATGGTATCTAAGTCGCAGGCCAAACACAGCCTAACGCCATTCTTCGACTGACAGTAATATCTATTGTGTCGATCACTCAAGAAGTAGTTTCGCAACGGCGGCGTATGGAACAATGCCTGTAAAACCGAGTTCATAAAGCAAGTATTTCCCAAATTATTCAGCCCACGTAATCCACGCGGCAGATCCCCATCGGAGGAACTCATGCTATCAATTGGACTCGCGTTGTTCACCATCAACGAGCGCTCGCGTAAGTCTGGGCTCCACGGGCGGTAATCGATGCGTCGTCGTTTTCGGAGATTTTCCGGTTTTGACGACTGGATTATGCTCGTCGTGTGGGCCAGGACTACCGCCGCGTCGAAGTCGCGATCGTAGACCTGATCGCGGCAAGCGCAGCAGAACAGCTCCGCGCGGTCCACGTCGACTGCAATCTCGTGACTGCACGCTGACGACGTCTTCGTCGCGTGGATAGCGACGTGGGAGGAATGCGGGGGCACGTGACATGACACGGCGGCGCAGGCCATGCAGGCGTAGAGGCGCGGGCAGGAGGAGTCTCCGCACACGACGCAGCGGGGTACTTCGGAGGGGTCACGCCGAATGGCGGCGCGTCCACCGGGTGGCTTGATGTGAAGGCAGTCCTGGATCGCGCGGAATGGCTTGGTGCCGTTGCGGGCGCGGAAGTCGGCGAGGTGGGGACAGGGTTGGGGAAAGATCTGGCCGTTGGTTTTGTCATTCTGGTGGTGATGATTGATCTTGGATGACATGGCGGTGACggcggtggtggtggtggaggaaATCCCTAGATTTGATGTTGTCGAACATAAGGGTCATCGATCGGAGGCGGGGGATTGTGGTGGGATCAGATCAACGGCTGACATTGAGGGACCATGATGATCTATGAGTGTGTGATTGTGAGTGATGTTGTTCGGCTAGGGCTTCTGTTCTTGATGAAAAGTTGAGTTCAGGAtttgttattgttaaaatttttatataattttttttttaaaaaatgtatagaattaaaaaaatattaaggatatattcttttttcttttactatttatGTTGTCTTTTGATCCAAAAAAAGAGGAATGACCATGAAGACTgagtgttttgttttatttttcagttgtttttaataaatgtgcTTTAAAAATAGAGCAAGATTGTTTTGAGTAGAAAGTTCAGCGGCAAAGACTGTGAGAGTCAAGAGTATGTGTCCGTCTACTACCTGCCGttggttttctattttaattttcttctcgTCATTACGAATAGAGGGCAAAAACGGCACATAAAAGAGAACTTATATCCGCCATTCGAAGCGATATTCAACGTGGAATGATCATCAGTGCACACTTGTTGGACGGTTGTGATCTTTTCAAGCGACATTTATCTGCTATGGATGCGGAGTATCCTGTGTAAACTTCATGGGTGGGCATTTTGCTCAAACCGATATGGTTGGGACTTGGGAAATCCGCTTATCATCGGTTCAGAAAGTTTGAACCGATTGACTTCGGTTCGAGTCTTTTTGTTCAAAAATTGGCTGGTGGCCGGGGGGTTTCGGTTGATTTCGGACCTtcaaaattgaaccaaaacaGATTATACAGACAACCATCGAGTTCGATTTAGCTCAATTCACTGGTCAAGGttggttcaaaattttctaaaccAAATTACAAAGTGTCCCatcctttattattattattattattattatattttttcttaaaagatCTAACCTTGATGAGTTGCTAATATAAACAAAACTACAAGTGTGATAATCAATCTTGATAATCAGTgaatattaattatctttcGCTAATTGTGTTATTTAGATGGATGATATTGAACACaaaaattttagtaattttttaaatacaatataTGGCATAATTTTGTTGTAAAGCCTCATTTAAGTCTCTCTAAGTTTTGATTACTATGCGAaacttacaaaaatattttaacttcaatGCGTTGTATTGTATCATTATCATTCAAcattaacaaaattacaagaggaagaaaaaaaaaaaaaacctccaGCAATCAGAATTACACtctatataattttgaataaatattttgtagaaGTGTTAGTTTACTAACAAGATAATGTTCCACTTTTACTATGCTTAAGGAAAGAAtccctttctttctttagttTTCCCTTTTCTTACAAGTAAAACACATACCACATAAGTGTTAAGAGGAAGTTTAGAACTAGCAactctttgttcttcaattttcaGAGCGtaataatttcacataaatGCATAATCATAATAGACAACtacaattcaaaaaataaaataaaataaacaactacaattcaaatttttgggGTAGAATTCTCTGTTGTCATAATCAAGGAGTTATACAATCACAATAAGGTGGGCATCTTAACCTCCTATTAGAGAGCTCTGCTGTGGGGCCCACAACCTCCTAATATGAAAAGCTAACCGACTCAGTTGCGTACCTAATCACCTCACATGACcaagaaacaaaatgcaaATCACATCACATCACTTGGCTCAAATAATTTCCCCATACGTTGTTTCCAAAAGACGGGCAAAGCCACCAACACCAAGAAGTTGAATGATCCGGATATGTCGTTTTGATTGCCACAGGTTAGCTGGAACTCTTAGTTTGGTACTTGGGGCTTGATCTTGCCTACCCAGCCGCCCATAATTGGCATTCAAATTAACACTCTTAAGATAAGCTtatcttgttttcttctttaaaattggCAAAGGAATCAATGTCATTATATCTTTgcatgtttttcttcttttgagcAAAACTTGGCTAGCAACACCTGCATAAGACCTCCTcgaaaaattgaacaaaaaggACCACCATAATGTGTTTCTGTTGTTCCATCTTCTCCTCCTCTTGTACTTCAAAAGGAaataaagaaagcaaaatatCGTGAACTTCCATCAAAAGCAATTAAGAGTTTGCTCCCCTAGTTTCATTACTGTTACAGGCTTCAAGGCAAAAAAATATGGCAATTCCAGGGATGAAACAGTTCGAACAAATGAATAAGCCTCaagtcaaatttttattactgTCAATGAAAAGGaatcatattttttagagcatatataagaatttcagAAGCTACAAGTTGGATGGATGCACAACAAACTGTATTCAAGGAACAATGATGTTCATGAATTTCCTCTTGGCAAATGCCAACCACCATTTATTTGGTGTGCCGTTAGGTCTATATGCAACACTCAACAGTCTCCCACTTGTTTCCTCTCTTATCTGCTTCAGATAATTCCTGAATAGCTCTGCATTTTGGAATTCGAAAGTCAAAAAACAGGAAATGAAGATTCAAGATCCACAAAGTCAATGTCGCCAGTAAAAATCACATGTCAACCACTTACCGTGCAGAAGACTCAAAGCAAACATATCAAAGGATCACATAAACATCAACATTCGATATGATTTTCTGATCCAGCAACTCTTAGCGTCATTTCTTGCATAGAGAGCAATTAAAGATGATTTGTAGTATTGTAGCTTTCATGAACTAATATTGGGACTTTTCATAGAGTTATTAACCTCAACAGctttttattaagaatttaaggaATTATGTCATCTGATCATATTATGAGAGATcttaagaaaaaggaaaatgaaagtcAAAGATAAAGCTTCAAGCTGTGATGTTATTGACATAAACAGAACTATGTCAATAGAACACTAAGGCTGCGTGCCAGTTTCAGTGCAATAACCTTCTAAAAGTATTAGAATTAGAAGGAAGTTGACACAGCAAAGATATCTACTTTTATTATCCTCATACTTGTCAAAGCACATGTGTCTTTCTCGTATCAGACCATGAAgcttattgaaaaaaaaaaaaaggaaaagggaacatgaaatgttttaatattaaaagtgTATTACTAGTAGAGATTAAAGGATGTCCTGTGCAATTGTAAAAAGCCGGCAAAATAATCCCGACGCATAACGAAAGAAGTGACTAATTAAACACAAAACTGGAGATACAACTTGGAAAAATAGTTTCAGAGATCCTTGGGCACTTCAAGTAAGCATATTAACACACAATGTGATCATGAAAGCAGAAATGGATTGAAGGAGCTTTACCTGCTTCCTTTTGAGATTGAGGAAGAGCAAAGAGACctggaaaaggaaaattagGCTCTCCTGGCACAGGAACCTTTTCCAAGCCCAAGTTAATGATTGCCTTGGTTCCCTCAGCCAAAGTTCTACGACCCTCAAGTCTTTTCAAAGCCACATTTATGTAG from Citrus sinensis cultivar Valencia sweet orange chromosome 9, DVS_A1.0, whole genome shotgun sequence carries:
- the LOC102614918 gene encoding ubiquitin C-terminal hydrolase 22-like, translated to MSSKINHHHQNDKTNGQIFPQPCPHLADFRARNGTKPFRAIQDCLHIKPPGGRAAIRRDPSEVPRCVVCGDSSCPRLYACMACAAVSCHVPPHSSHVAIHATKTSSACSHEIAVDVDRAELFCCACRDQVYDRDFDAAVVLAHTTSIIQSSKPENLRKRRRIDYRPWSPDLRERSLMVNNASPIDSMSSSDGDLPRGLRGLNNLGNTCFMNSVLQALFHTPPLRNYFLSDRHNRYYCQSKNGVRLCLACDLDTMFSAIFCGDRMPYSPAKFLYSWWRHASNLASYEQQDAHEFFISMLDGIHEKVEKDQHKPRSQGNGDCCIAHRVFSGILRSDVMCMACGFTSTTFDPCVDFSLDLEPNQGSSMKTSSTKSNHSCNCEADGMNSSQNCGISTLMGCLDRFTRPERLGSDQKFFCQQCQVRQESLKQMSIRKLPLVSCFHIKRFEHSSVRKMSRKVDRYLQFPLSLDMAPYLSSSILRSRFGNRFFPFDGDESNTLNEPSSEFELFAVVTHTGKLDAGHYVTYLRLSNKWYKCDDAWITEVNENTVRAAQGYMMFYVQKMLYYKASEKQGTS
- the LOC102615216 gene encoding translocase of chloroplast 90, chloroplastic isoform X1 translates to MKSVRDWVFSQLLASSRQLSGNGNFFHGGPTGEEFDDQARTSSLVAPPVLADAGCSSDVNQDNRRYSTSQQVPVEDPSPHNQNTDDKMMDPLVKIEDLQVKFLRLLQRFGQSQDNILAVKVLYRLHLATLIRAGESDMKMVNLRSDRTRAIAREQEAAGIPDLDFSIRILVLGKTGVGKSATINSIFDQTKTETDAFQPATDCIREVKGSVNGIKVTFIDTPGFLPSCVRNVKRNRKIMLSVKKFIRRSPPDIVLYFERLDLISMGFSDFPLLKLMTEVFGTAIWFNTILVMTHSSSTLPEGSSGYPFSYESYVTQCTDLVQQRIHQAVSDARLENQVLLVENHPQCRRNVKGEQILPNGQIWKSRFLLLCICTKVLGDANALLGFRDSIELGPLGNTRVPSMPHLLSSFLRHRSLSSPSEAENEIDEILASEIDEEDEYDQLPPIKILKKSQFERLSKSQKKSYLDELDYREILYFKKQLKEESRRRKENKLSKEECLPNDSTPDEQTSSEAVMLPDMVVPPSFDPDCLAYRYRCLVTSDQWLVRPVLDLQGWDHDVGFDGINLETAVEIKSNVFASIAGQITKDKHDFNIHSESAAAYVDPEGPTYCIGLDVQSSGKDMIYTVHGNTKLRNFKHNVTDCGVSLTSFGNKNYVGAKLEDSLLVGKRLKLVMNAGRMGGSGQVAYGGSFEAILRGADYPVRNDNISLTMTALSFNKEVVLTGGFQSEFRPIRGLNMSVNANLNSRKMGQVCIKLNSSAHMEIALLAVFSIFRGLLRRKAAENKSTEALETG
- the LOC102615216 gene encoding translocase of chloroplast 90, chloroplastic isoform X2 is translated as MEISSMGDLLVKNLMTKDNRRYSTSQQVPVEDPSPHNQNTDDKMMDPLVKIEDLQVKFLRLLQRFGQSQDNILAVKVLYRLHLATLIRAGESDMKMVNLRSDRTRAIAREQEAAGIPDLDFSIRILVLGKTGVGKSATINSIFDQTKTETDAFQPATDCIREVKGSVNGIKVTFIDTPGFLPSCVRNVKRNRKIMLSVKKFIRRSPPDIVLYFERLDLISMGFSDFPLLKLMTEVFGTAIWFNTILVMTHSSSTLPEGSSGYPFSYESYVTQCTDLVQQRIHQAVSDARLENQVLLVENHPQCRRNVKGEQILPNGQIWKSRFLLLCICTKVLGDANALLGFRDSIELGPLGNTRVPSMPHLLSSFLRHRSLSSPSEAENEIDEILASEIDEEDEYDQLPPIKILKKSQFERLSKSQKKSYLDELDYREILYFKKQLKEESRRRKENKLSKEECLPNDSTPDEQTSSEAVMLPDMVVPPSFDPDCLAYRYRCLVTSDQWLVRPVLDLQGWDHDVGFDGINLETAVEIKSNVFASIAGQITKDKHDFNIHSESAAAYVDPEGPTYCIGLDVQSSGKDMIYTVHGNTKLRNFKHNVTDCGVSLTSFGNKNYVGAKLEDSLLVGKRLKLVMNAGRMGGSGQVAYGGSFEAILRGADYPVRNDNISLTMTALSFNKEVVLTGGFQSEFRPIRGLNMSVNANLNSRKMGQVCIKLNSSAHMEIALLAVFSIFRGLLRRKAAENKSTEALETG
- the LOC102614623 gene encoding actin-related protein 2/3 complex subunit 3 isoform X1, with amino-acid sequence MVYHSSFVDEEGVTKACGCPLLPLKSHIKGPAPASDQDRTDIVDEAITFFRANVFFRNFDIKSSADKLLIYLTFYINVALKRLEGRRTLAEGTKAIINLGLEKVPVPGEPNFPFPGLFALPQSQKEAELFRNYLKQIREETSGRLLSVAYRPNGTPNKWWLAFAKRKFMNIIVP